In one Sporomusa sphaeroides DSM 2875 genomic region, the following are encoded:
- a CDS encoding sigma-54 interaction domain-containing protein, translated as MLKKYGSDIIDLKSIQDYIQRVADAFAAVLDYEVAVVGEYLEVLAGTGKYKDQIGTVYGSGTINYQLRRTQKSFLLYDPLKCRLCQNCSLRKNCKVLAGLLYPIKLGTKFAGSISLYAFDDTQKENLLKDSAKLETFLQHLVELISGKLNERALYKQSKKTVEQFDTLINSIREGIVAVDYHGKITHVNRSATDLLMVPANLLNGYMIEEVFAGISMGRLLKMTKPYIEQDIFYKYGQQTLHFMSTITEVKYGEAINGFVFSFRSIGEMRKLAGRFIHAERKYTFDGILGQSEEISSIKKKMCRVAATDSTVLITGESGTGKELFARAIHHESLRKKGPFIAVNCGAIPENLLESELFGYEEGAFTGARRSGKPGKFELANGGTIFLDEIGDMPLHLQVKLLRVLQEYTIERVGGTKPLVIDARIIAATNRNLEEMIQTNQFRSDLYYRLSVIPFRIPPLRERMEDLELLIHCFIQKYNLILGKRIKGYTKDALARMFEYSWPGNVRELENAIEYSANVCPDSLINANYLPDRIIKHITALQPSQPQESVQSIADLEKKAIVEALKRYGTSNHAKENIAKYLGMSRSTLYRKIKEMGINIQ; from the coding sequence ATGTTGAAGAAGTATGGCTCAGACATAATTGATCTTAAATCGATTCAGGATTATATCCAACGGGTAGCCGATGCCTTTGCGGCCGTACTTGATTATGAGGTTGCTGTTGTAGGAGAGTACCTGGAGGTCTTAGCAGGGACAGGAAAGTATAAAGATCAAATTGGAACCGTCTATGGTTCAGGCACCATTAATTATCAATTACGCCGCACGCAGAAGAGTTTTTTATTATATGACCCCCTGAAATGCAGGCTATGCCAGAATTGTAGTCTTCGGAAGAACTGCAAGGTATTGGCAGGCTTGTTATACCCGATTAAACTTGGCACTAAATTTGCCGGTTCAATCTCCTTATACGCCTTCGATGACACGCAAAAAGAGAATTTGTTAAAGGACTCTGCCAAGCTTGAAACATTTTTACAGCATTTAGTAGAGCTAATTTCTGGAAAACTCAATGAACGGGCATTATATAAGCAATCAAAGAAAACGGTTGAACAATTCGATACCTTGATTAATTCTATCCGGGAAGGAATTGTGGCGGTCGATTATCATGGAAAAATAACGCATGTCAATCGCTCTGCCACCGATCTTCTTATGGTACCGGCTAATCTGCTCAATGGCTATATGATTGAAGAGGTTTTTGCAGGAATATCTATGGGCAGGCTCCTAAAAATGACTAAGCCCTATATTGAACAAGATATATTTTATAAATATGGCCAGCAAACCTTGCATTTCATGAGTACCATTACGGAAGTAAAGTATGGAGAAGCTATTAACGGCTTTGTTTTTTCCTTTCGCTCCATCGGGGAAATGCGTAAGCTGGCCGGACGTTTTATCCATGCGGAACGCAAGTATACCTTTGACGGCATTCTTGGCCAAAGTGAGGAAATTTCCAGTATTAAAAAGAAAATGTGCAGAGTGGCGGCAACCGATTCAACGGTTCTGATCACCGGTGAAAGCGGCACCGGCAAGGAGCTTTTTGCCCGTGCGATTCATCATGAAAGTTTACGCAAGAAAGGGCCTTTTATTGCTGTAAATTGCGGGGCTATTCCTGAGAACTTACTGGAAAGCGAGTTGTTTGGCTATGAGGAAGGGGCCTTTACCGGGGCACGGCGCAGCGGCAAACCAGGCAAATTTGAATTAGCCAATGGTGGAACCATATTCCTTGATGAGATCGGTGATATGCCCTTGCACTTACAAGTCAAACTCTTGCGGGTATTGCAAGAATATACTATTGAACGGGTAGGCGGGACTAAGCCGCTAGTTATCGATGCCCGGATCATTGCCGCTACCAACAGGAACCTGGAAGAAATGATACAAACTAATCAATTCCGCAGTGATCTATATTATCGTTTGAGTGTTATACCTTTCCGCATTCCTCCTTTGCGAGAAAGAATGGAGGATTTGGAGCTGCTTATTCATTGTTTTATTCAAAAATACAATTTGATTCTGGGAAAAAGAATTAAAGGCTATACCAAGGATGCTCTGGCAAGAATGTTTGAATACTCCTGGCCGGGTAATGTGCGGGAGTTGGAAAATGCCATTGAGTACTCTGCTAATGTTTGCCCAGATTCGTTGATTAATGCAAACTATCTTCCGGATCGAATTATTAAGCATATTACAGCCTTACAACCGTCCCAGCCGCAGGAAAGTGTGCAATCTATCGCAGATTTAGAAAAAAAGGCAATAGTAGAGGCATTAAAAAGATATGGTACAAGTAATCATGCCAAAGAAAATATTGCGAAATATTTAGGTATGAGCCGTTCAACGCTTTATCGGAAAATTAAAGAGATGGGTATAAATATACAGTAG
- a CDS encoding DUF1638 domain-containing protein, which translates to MMQTVILACQTMKDELELVMRESGIEYPVVYLESGLHNSPEMLRGKVQECIDALAADIILMLFGCCGNGLVGIKSAKATLIIPRIDDCITMLLGSTETRRSIPGETSTYFLTKGWLDPEGNIMWSYTEWVERYGEQKALRLVKKMLNHYTRFMIIDTGAYNLEDILPKIKDSCEKFAMRYDIMPGSLRLIHLLLTGPWSSEFIVLKPGQQTCLSHFYPTLAPTAAD; encoded by the coding sequence CTTGCCAAACCATGAAAGACGAGTTGGAACTTGTCATGCGGGAGTCGGGAATAGAATATCCGGTAGTATATTTGGAATCAGGCCTGCACAACTCTCCGGAAATGCTGCGCGGGAAAGTTCAAGAGTGTATCGACGCACTGGCGGCCGATATCATTCTTATGTTGTTCGGCTGCTGCGGCAACGGCCTGGTAGGAATAAAATCCGCCAAAGCTACGCTTATCATCCCCCGGATTGACGACTGCATTACCATGCTGCTTGGGTCCACAGAAACCCGCCGAAGCATTCCCGGCGAAACGAGTACCTACTTTTTAACCAAAGGCTGGCTAGACCCTGAGGGCAATATAATGTGGTCTTATACAGAATGGGTCGAGCGTTACGGCGAGCAAAAGGCCCTGCGGTTAGTCAAAAAAATGCTGAATCATTATACCCGGTTTATGATCATCGATACCGGTGCTTATAATCTGGAAGATATACTGCCCAAGATTAAAGACTCCTGTGAAAAATTCGCTATGCGCTATGACATTATGCCGGGTTCGCTGCGATTAATACACCTGCTGCTGACAGGCCCCTGGTCCTCGGAATTTATCGTCCTCAAGCCTGGGCAACAAACCTGCCTAAGCCATTTTTACCCAACATTGGCCCCAACTGCTGCTGATTAG